Proteins encoded together in one Rhizobacter sp. J219 window:
- a CDS encoding TRAP transporter small permease: MLDATIERICRLIDALIATALAVMVVLVFGNVVLRYAFNSGIAVSEEVARWLFVWLCFMGAVVALKEGGHLGTDMLVSRLPVVGKKVCMVLGHLLMLYVTWLFLQGSWQQTRINHDVAAPVTGTPMSVFYASGVVFSICAGILLLLQLMRLLTGQLRESETVMVKESEEQAELEALQAGLVHHDVQRGDAPRGTRP; encoded by the coding sequence GTGCTCGACGCCACCATCGAGCGGATCTGCCGCTTGATCGATGCGCTGATCGCCACCGCGCTCGCGGTGATGGTGGTGCTGGTGTTCGGCAATGTCGTGCTGCGCTATGCCTTCAACTCCGGCATTGCGGTCAGCGAGGAAGTCGCGCGCTGGCTGTTCGTGTGGCTGTGCTTCATGGGCGCGGTGGTCGCGCTCAAGGAAGGCGGGCACCTGGGCACCGACATGCTGGTGTCGCGGCTACCGGTGGTCGGCAAGAAGGTTTGCATGGTGCTGGGCCACCTGCTCATGCTGTACGTGACCTGGCTGTTCCTGCAGGGCAGCTGGCAGCAAACGCGCATCAACCACGATGTGGCCGCGCCGGTGACCGGCACGCCGATGTCCGTCTTCTATGCCTCGGGTGTGGTCTTCTCGATCTGCGCGGGCATCCTGCTGCTCTTGCAGCTCATGCGCCTGCTCACCGGCCAGCTCCGGGAGAGCGAGACCGTGATGGTGAAGGAATCGGAAGAGCAGGCCGAACTGGAAGCGCTGCAGGCCGGGCTCGTGCACCACGACGTGCAGCGGGGCGACGCACCCAGGGGCACACGCCCATGA
- a CDS encoding fumarylacetoacetate hydrolase family protein, whose amino-acid sequence MTATTTALPLRTDGLHPVLPQDGLAGTLVARVWRAGSPAGPAVVVLRPEGVFDLSRHFPTMSTLLETDQPAQAVRSAAGEWLCCIEALLDNSKPTGRDDSAPWLLAPCDLQVVKAAGVTFASSMIERVIEEQAGGDASRAQGLRAQVTALIGDSLSAIRPGSAQAQALKELLQQKKLWSQYLEVGIGPDAEVFTKSPVLAAVGHGQDIGIRADSQWNNPEPEVVLAVNSRGGIVGAALGNDVNLRDIEGRSALLLGKAKDNNASCAIGPFIRLFDDGFGLDQLRRETVHLQVSGADGFTLRGINTMASISRDPVDLVAQTTVCHQYPDGFMLFLGTLFAPTEDRDEPGGGFTHKLGDVVTIHSHWLGSLQNRVTHCEAAPPWRFGLRALIGNLAERGLLQGARL is encoded by the coding sequence ATGACTGCAACAACGACGGCTCTGCCGCTGCGCACCGATGGCCTGCACCCCGTGCTGCCGCAAGACGGCCTGGCCGGCACGCTGGTGGCGCGCGTGTGGCGCGCAGGCTCGCCGGCCGGCCCGGCCGTGGTGGTGCTGCGCCCCGAAGGGGTGTTCGACCTCAGCCGGCACTTCCCGACCATGAGCACGCTGCTCGAGACCGACCAGCCGGCCCAGGCCGTACGCTCAGCGGCCGGGGAATGGCTGTGCTGCATCGAGGCGCTGCTGGACAACAGCAAGCCCACAGGCCGCGACGACTCCGCGCCCTGGCTGCTCGCGCCGTGCGACCTGCAGGTGGTCAAGGCGGCGGGCGTGACCTTTGCCTCCAGCATGATCGAGCGCGTGATCGAGGAGCAGGCGGGTGGCGATGCGAGCCGTGCTCAGGGGCTGCGGGCCCAGGTCACCGCGCTGATCGGCGACAGCCTGTCCGCCATCCGCCCCGGCTCGGCGCAGGCGCAGGCGCTCAAAGAACTGCTGCAGCAGAAGAAGCTTTGGTCGCAGTACCTGGAGGTGGGCATCGGGCCCGATGCCGAGGTCTTCACCAAGTCGCCGGTGCTCGCCGCCGTGGGCCATGGCCAGGACATCGGCATCCGCGCCGATTCGCAATGGAACAACCCCGAGCCCGAGGTGGTGCTCGCCGTCAACAGCCGCGGCGGCATCGTCGGCGCCGCACTCGGCAACGACGTCAACCTGCGCGACATCGAAGGCCGCAGTGCGCTGCTGCTCGGCAAGGCCAAGGACAACAACGCATCCTGCGCCATCGGCCCCTTCATCCGTCTGTTCGACGACGGCTTCGGCCTCGACCAGTTGCGCCGCGAGACCGTGCATCTGCAGGTGAGCGGTGCCGACGGCTTCACGCTGCGCGGCATCAACACCATGGCCAGCATCAGCCGTGACCCGGTTGACCTGGTGGCGCAGACGACCGTCTGCCACCAGTACCCCGACGGTTTCATGCTCTTCCTCGGCACGCTCTTCGCGCCCACCGAAGACCGCGACGAGCCCGGCGGCGGCTTCACCCACAAGCTGGGCGACGTGGTCACCATCCACAGCCACTGGCTCGGCAGCCTGCAGAACCGGGTGACGCACTGCGAGGCCGCGCCGCCCTGGCGCTTCGGCCTGCGGGCCTTGATCGGCAACCTGGCCGAGCGCGGCCTGCTGCAGGGGGCGCGACTGTGA
- a CDS encoding IlvD/Edd family dehydratase gives MDPRAGRRFRSREWFADPQRSDMTALYLERFMNYGLTPDELRSGRPIIGIAQTGSDLSPCNRIHLDLARRVRDGIRDAGGIPMEFPVHPIFENCRRPSAALDRNLAYLGLVEILYGYPIDAVVLTTGCDKTTPAGIMASSTVDIPAIVLSGGPMLDGWHNGELVGSGTVIWRSRRQLAAGEIDEDEFMQRACSSAPSAGHCNTMGTASTMNAVAEALGLSLPGCAAIPAPYRERGQMAYETGRRIVGMAFEDLRPSRILTRESFLNALALVSVAGGSTNAQVHIMAMARHAGVELRPQDWTEHAYELPLLLNMQPAGQFLGERFFRAGGVPALMWELQQAGVLHGDCASVTGQTVAQNIEGREPTDREVIRPFDAPLMQKAGFLVLSGNLFDFGILKTSVISQRFRERYLSQPGREGVFEARAVVFDGADDYHARINDPALEVDEGCILVMRGAGPIGWPGSAEVVNMQPPDALIQRGILALPTLGDGRQSGTADSPSILNVSPESAVGGGLSWLQTGDVIRIDLHAGRCDALVPVDEIERRKRELPAPAVPPSQSPWEEMYRNHTGQLVDGATLEMALKYRRIAERTPRHNH, from the coding sequence ATGGACCCCCGAGCCGGCCGGCGCTTTCGCTCGCGCGAATGGTTCGCCGACCCCCAACGTTCCGACATGACGGCGCTTTACCTGGAGCGCTTCATGAACTACGGGCTGACGCCCGACGAGCTGCGCTCGGGCCGCCCCATCATCGGTATCGCGCAGACGGGCAGTGACCTCTCGCCGTGCAACCGCATCCACCTGGACCTGGCGCGCCGCGTGCGCGACGGCATCCGCGACGCCGGCGGCATTCCGATGGAATTCCCGGTGCACCCGATCTTCGAGAACTGCCGCCGCCCCAGTGCGGCGCTCGATCGCAACCTGGCCTACCTGGGCCTGGTGGAGATCCTGTACGGCTACCCGATCGACGCCGTGGTGCTCACGACCGGCTGCGACAAGACCACGCCGGCCGGCATCATGGCCTCGTCGACCGTCGACATCCCGGCCATCGTGCTCTCCGGCGGGCCCATGCTCGATGGCTGGCACAACGGTGAGCTGGTGGGCTCGGGCACGGTGATCTGGCGCAGCCGCCGGCAACTGGCGGCCGGCGAGATCGACGAAGACGAGTTCATGCAGCGCGCCTGCAGCAGCGCGCCCTCGGCAGGGCACTGCAACACCATGGGCACGGCCTCGACCATGAACGCCGTGGCCGAGGCGCTGGGTCTTTCGCTGCCGGGCTGCGCCGCCATTCCCGCACCGTACCGCGAACGCGGCCAGATGGCCTACGAGACCGGCCGCCGCATCGTCGGCATGGCCTTCGAAGACCTGCGGCCCTCGCGCATCCTGACGCGCGAGAGCTTTCTCAATGCGCTGGCGCTCGTGAGCGTGGCGGGCGGCTCCACCAATGCACAGGTGCACATCATGGCGATGGCACGCCATGCCGGCGTGGAGCTGAGGCCACAGGACTGGACCGAGCACGCCTACGAGCTGCCGCTGCTGCTGAACATGCAGCCGGCCGGCCAGTTCCTCGGCGAGCGCTTCTTCCGGGCCGGGGGCGTGCCGGCGCTGATGTGGGAGCTGCAGCAGGCCGGCGTGCTGCATGGCGACTGCGCGAGCGTCACCGGCCAGACGGTGGCGCAGAACATCGAGGGCCGCGAGCCCACCGATCGTGAGGTGATCCGGCCGTTCGACGCGCCCCTCATGCAGAAGGCCGGCTTCCTGGTGCTGAGCGGCAACCTGTTCGACTTCGGCATCCTGAAGACTTCGGTGATCTCGCAGCGCTTCCGCGAGCGCTACCTGAGCCAGCCGGGGCGCGAGGGCGTGTTCGAGGCACGTGCCGTGGTCTTCGATGGTGCCGACGACTACCACGCCCGCATCAACGACCCGGCGCTCGAAGTCGACGAAGGTTGCATCCTCGTGATGCGCGGCGCGGGCCCCATCGGCTGGCCGGGGTCGGCCGAGGTGGTGAACATGCAGCCGCCCGATGCGCTCATCCAGCGCGGCATCCTCGCGCTGCCCACGCTCGGCGATGGTCGCCAGTCGGGCACCGCCGACAGCCCGTCCATCCTCAACGTGTCGCCCGAGAGCGCCGTGGGCGGTGGGCTGAGCTGGCTGCAGACCGGTGACGTGATCCGCATCGACCTCCACGCCGGCCGCTGCGACGCGCTGGTGCCGGTCGACGAGATCGAGCGCCGCAAGCGCGAGCTGCCGGCTCCGGCGGTGCCGCCCAGCCAGTCGCCCTGGGAAGAGATGTACCGCAACCACACCGGCCAGCTGGTGGATGGCGCCACGCTCGAGATGGCCTTGAAGTACCGGCGCATCGCCGAACGCACGCCTCGCCACAACCACTGA
- a CDS encoding TRAP transporter substrate-binding protein, whose protein sequence is MKIRSLGVAAALLAALVGTASAQIKEHVFKIGTGLNEEHPQAKSLKFFADQLAAKSGGKITARVYTSGSLGNDISMTSALRGGTLEMTIPDSSTLVSLVKPFGVLNLPLTFNNEKEADAVLDGPFGQKLLATLPDKGLIGLAFWENGFRHVTNSRRPVQKADDLSGLKLRVIQSPLFLDTFNALGANATPMPFTELYTAMEQAAVDGQENPAATILASKFYEVQKHMVLSRHMYSAWVLLLSKKTWDGLSADERKIVQDAAREATLFERKTIRAFSETALADLKKAGMQITELPAAEQAKMRSKLQPVLAKFSKEFGEDATAEMNAELAKARSGATAAK, encoded by the coding sequence ATGAAAATCAGATCACTTGGCGTGGCCGCAGCCCTGCTGGCGGCACTGGTCGGCACCGCGTCGGCGCAGATCAAGGAGCACGTGTTCAAGATCGGCACCGGCCTCAACGAAGAGCATCCGCAGGCGAAATCGCTCAAGTTCTTCGCCGACCAGCTCGCGGCCAAGAGTGGCGGCAAGATCACCGCGCGGGTCTACACCAGCGGCTCGCTCGGCAACGACATCAGCATGACCTCGGCACTGCGCGGCGGCACGCTGGAGATGACCATCCCCGACAGCTCCACGCTGGTCTCGCTGGTCAAGCCCTTCGGCGTGCTGAACCTGCCCCTGACCTTCAACAACGAAAAGGAAGCCGATGCGGTGCTCGACGGCCCCTTTGGCCAGAAGCTGCTGGCCACGCTGCCCGACAAGGGCCTGATCGGCCTCGCCTTCTGGGAGAACGGCTTCCGCCACGTCACCAACTCGCGCCGCCCGGTGCAGAAGGCTGACGACCTGAGCGGCCTGAAGCTGCGCGTCATCCAGAGCCCGCTCTTCCTCGACACCTTCAACGCACTGGGCGCCAACGCCACGCCCATGCCGTTCACCGAGCTGTACACCGCGATGGAGCAGGCGGCGGTCGACGGTCAGGAGAACCCGGCGGCCACCATCCTCGCGAGCAAGTTCTACGAAGTGCAGAAGCACATGGTGCTGTCGCGGCACATGTACAGCGCCTGGGTCCTGCTGCTGTCCAAGAAGACCTGGGACGGCCTCTCGGCGGACGAACGCAAGATCGTGCAGGACGCGGCGCGCGAAGCCACGCTCTTCGAGCGCAAGACCATCCGCGCGTTCTCCGAGACGGCCCTGGCCGACCTGAAGAAGGCGGGCATGCAGATCACCGAGCTGCCGGCGGCCGAGCAGGCCAAGATGCGCAGCAAGCTGCAGCCGGTGCTCGCCAAGTTCAGCAAGGAGTTCGGCGAGGACGCGACCGCCGAGATGAACGCCGAGCTGGCCAAGGCGCGCAGCGGCGCGACGGCCGCCAAGTAG
- a CDS encoding LysR substrate-binding domain-containing protein, whose amino-acid sequence MSADKPSGKPLTLAQVSRLRFRHLQFLDILGKTRNLRLTAEQMHITQPAATKVLMDIEEMLESTLFDRLPRGMRPNELGLFTLRYAHAALDGHRKFVDEFSTLKQGGHGHLSIGAISGSAAHLLIAAVAELQRLRPLLVVKVLEQSSDQLITWLAERKIDVMIGRFTDESQRAQFQYEKLSGEALQLTAGVHHPLRGPNAPGLLELSHWPWILYPPSTALRKVTDDIFSRTGLALTSGIVETPSFLFALELLQSTNMLSLQPAALVDKYVRRGLLTRIVADLPDRMPDFGLITLQGEPPNSAVQAFMDVIRTLADQSVDGLEAERRAR is encoded by the coding sequence ATGAGTGCGGACAAGCCTTCTGGTAAACCCTTGACGCTGGCTCAGGTCTCGCGACTGCGCTTCAGGCATCTGCAGTTCCTCGACATCCTGGGCAAGACGCGCAACCTGCGCCTGACGGCCGAGCAGATGCACATCACCCAGCCGGCGGCGACCAAGGTGCTGATGGACATCGAGGAGATGCTCGAATCGACCTTGTTCGATCGCCTGCCGCGCGGCATGCGGCCGAACGAGCTGGGACTCTTCACCTTGCGCTATGCGCACGCAGCGCTCGACGGCCATCGCAAGTTCGTCGACGAGTTCAGCACGCTCAAGCAGGGTGGCCACGGGCACCTGTCGATCGGCGCCATCTCCGGTTCGGCAGCGCACCTGCTGATTGCCGCGGTGGCCGAGCTGCAAAGGCTGCGTCCGCTGCTGGTGGTGAAGGTGCTGGAACAGAGCAGCGACCAGCTGATCACGTGGCTGGCCGAACGCAAGATCGACGTGATGATCGGCCGCTTCACCGACGAGTCGCAACGCGCCCAGTTCCAGTACGAGAAGCTGTCGGGTGAAGCGCTGCAACTCACGGCCGGCGTGCACCACCCGCTGCGCGGACCCAACGCTCCCGGGCTGCTCGAACTCTCGCACTGGCCGTGGATCCTCTACCCGCCCTCCACGGCGCTGCGCAAGGTGACAGACGACATCTTCAGCCGCACCGGCCTGGCGCTCACCTCGGGCATCGTCGAGACGCCGTCGTTCCTCTTCGCGCTGGAACTGCTGCAGAGCACCAACATGCTGTCGCTGCAACCGGCCGCGCTGGTCGACAAGTACGTGCGGCGCGGGCTCCTCACCCGCATCGTGGCCGACCTCCCCGACCGCATGCCCGACTTCGGCCTGATCACGCTGCAGGGCGAGCCACCCAACAGCGCCGTGCAGGCCTTCATGGACGTCATCCGCACCCTGGCCGACCAGTCGGTCGATGGCCTGGAGGCCGAGCGGCGCGCGCGTTAG
- a CDS encoding LysR family transcriptional regulator, with translation MALNFDLNDLQAFRAVAELSNFRLAAEAVNISQPAFSRRIEKLEEALGVKLLERTTRRVSLTAVGRDFARKVQAMLDELDATLLGIKGIAATRMGEVTIACVPSTVYYYLSQVIKRYRDRYPKIRVKVFDASANEVLAAVSRNEADFGLNFIGSQEADIDFEPLLEERFVAACRRDHPLATKRKVTWRDLSAHDFITVSRASGNRLLMDQALAGQADRPQGLYEAQHVTTLLGLVEAGLGVAAVPSLAMPAKNHPVLVSVPLVEPEVTRVVGLIRKRGRTLAPAAQQLYEFFADIGQAPATGRGRRRPV, from the coding sequence ATGGCCCTCAACTTCGACCTCAACGACCTGCAGGCTTTTCGTGCCGTGGCCGAGCTTTCCAACTTCCGGCTGGCCGCCGAAGCGGTCAACATTTCGCAGCCGGCGTTCAGCCGACGCATCGAGAAGCTGGAAGAAGCGCTCGGCGTGAAGCTGCTCGAGAGAACGACGCGCCGCGTGAGCCTCACCGCGGTGGGCCGCGACTTCGCGCGCAAGGTGCAGGCGATGCTCGACGAACTCGATGCCACGCTGCTCGGCATCAAGGGCATCGCCGCCACGCGCATGGGCGAGGTGACCATCGCCTGCGTGCCCTCGACGGTCTACTACTACCTGTCGCAGGTCATCAAGCGCTACCGCGACCGCTACCCGAAGATCCGGGTGAAGGTGTTCGATGCCAGCGCGAACGAAGTGCTGGCGGCCGTCTCACGCAACGAGGCCGACTTCGGCCTCAACTTCATCGGCAGCCAGGAAGCCGACATCGATTTCGAGCCGCTGCTCGAAGAGCGCTTCGTGGCGGCGTGTCGCCGCGACCACCCCTTGGCGACGAAGCGCAAGGTGACCTGGCGCGATCTCTCCGCGCACGACTTCATCACCGTGAGCCGTGCCTCCGGCAACCGCCTGCTCATGGACCAGGCGCTCGCCGGGCAGGCCGACCGGCCTCAAGGCTTGTATGAAGCGCAGCACGTCACCACCCTGCTGGGCCTGGTGGAAGCGGGGCTCGGTGTCGCGGCGGTGCCCTCACTCGCGATGCCGGCGAAGAACCATCCGGTGTTGGTCAGCGTGCCGCTGGTGGAGCCGGAGGTCACCCGCGTGGTCGGGCTCATCCGCAAGCGTGGCCGCACGCTGGCGCCGGCCGCGCAGCAGCTGTATGAGTTCTTCGCGGACATCGGACAAGCGCCTGCCACTGGCCGCGGGCGACGTCGACCGGTCTAA